The region AAAATGGCAGCTCCTCCCAGTCCCTTGagttgtatgcgtgtgttgcaATAGCACCATCTGCTGGAGTGTCCCATGGCCTACCCATTCCGCTCATGGGTGAAAGAGCGCCAGACGGAAACCATAAGGAACGTAGCTGGATGTGTAAAGTGCAATGTTCCAATTTATTTCCCGGGATGTATTTAGATACAAGGTTTACAGTAGAGCTGTGAGGGCATTGGCTCGTTTGAGACTTACATGTGACAGGAGCCATAGATAAAATGTTGGAACAATTTATTCCCCATGCTCTCATCCAGTACAATGCACAACATCAGCAGAAAACATTGTAAAACTTCCTGGCAAACATACATAAACAAGACGActgacaaaaataaaacaaaataaaacccaACTACCTTCTGATGATTCAACCATCTCatgattaaaatataatttaagtAAAAAAAGTCTTTCTTCCGCTAGGAAATAATAAAAACGGATCACATATAGTCAACGCCAATGACCCCACATTGACCGAAAAACGATCAGAGTCATCACCTAATGGTCTGGTGAATGACGCTACTGGTGGACTTCATCATCCGCGTCGCCTTCTTCTTAATGGGGTCCAGCTCAAAGCTCTTCCAGAGGCGCACCGTCTCGTCGCCAGCTACCGTGGCGACGGTGGAGCCGTCCGGACTCAGAGCCAAGTTGAGCACCCTGTCTTCATGGCCTGTCGAGGAATCATACACGGAATTAAGACGACAAGCAGAAGAGTTGACGGAGGCGAGTTGTTCCTAGGGTCGGAATGTAGAGACGTTTTAACGCTTCGACTCACCGGCGAGCTCAGCCACTTTGGTGAGGGACGGGTACTTCCAGATGACCACGTTGTTGTGGGCGTAGCCGTGGCCCGACACCAGCTCCTTGTAGTTAGGTGCAAACACCAACGAGGAGATCTGCAGTCACAGTCATCAAGTTGAGAGAGCGTGGCACATAATATAAAGCACTCAAACAGCACAAAGGAAAACACCATCAGGGTTAACAGTAACCTGGGAGGTTACCTGGGACTGTGTGTCAAGCGCACTGATACAGGAGCCACTGTTGACGTTCCAGACGCGGATGTGTCGGTCACTGGTGCCGCCGCCGGATGCCAGAATGTTTGGCTGCCATGGGCACCAAGCCAAAgcctaaagaaaaaaaaatacttctCACTGATCCATTTGGTGCAGCTTTCCCTCAGGTAACACGGCTTTGGCATTCCTGTAACGGGTAGCTCAACATTCTACACACAAGGGACGATGaactacaacaacacacaagctTGAGTTATAGGTTACTTCATCCAGACGCCAATGCCTTACCTTAACTGCACCTTGGTGCTCGCTCCAGCAGTGGAGGGACTGGCTCTCGTTGCCGATGCTGCCTTCGCCAAGACCGGGCCACACGTACACCATGTTGTCGTTGCCGCCGCTGGCCAGGTAGCGGCCATCGGGGGACCACTCCAGGCCGCACACCTCCTGCGTGTGGCCCTCCAGCGTGTAGATGTGGTGGTTGGCCACCCGGACgtcgtggtggtggatgtgTCCTGAACGTGACGCACTGGGGAGACGAGGGAATATGAGACCCGCACTTCAAACCGATAGCAGGTCTTCCTGATGAGTGGCCAATGTGGGGGGATGGGGTGCGTAGTGGGTGTTGGACTCCCAGTCACATTTGCGTCAACTGCAAATCTCTTTACAGACACCAGATGAGAGGAGAGCTGAATAAAGTGGTCTGTTGAAATAATATTTCCATCAATGTGTATATGTGAGGTCCCCCCtacactgtaaagcgtctttgagggtctagaaaagcgctatataaaattTCAACCCATCAATCCATGTACCCTAGGGGGTTGTGTCCTGGATGTAGGGGCACCTTTGAAAGGCATTTATTGAACAAATTGTGACACAAAATACAAATCTTAATTAGGCATTTTGTTGTACTGATAGCCTAAAAATTTGAGTAAACATTATTAAATTTAGACATTAATGGTAACCAAAGGAAGCGTGGCTATTTAGCACGTCAATGTTCATTATGACATAATGTAAACATCCATGTTTCAGTCTTGCGTAATGCACATTTCCTTACCAATACAATCACGCATAATACTTTAAAAAAAGGTTGAAACTAGACAACGTGGATCATTCAACAGCCAATCGGTCACTACATTACATACATCCTCATATTCTACAAATTGTCGGTAGTGCATGTTATCCAATCAACGGTCACACAATAGCCATGCTGCATTAGCAAGATTACCTGGACAGAATGTGGTCGTTCCAACTCAGGCTGCCCACTCTAGCAGTGTGGCTAGTCATGCTTCGCAGGCGCTTCTGATTCTCCACATCCCACAACTATGAGAGCAGAAGGGGGGTACAGGCAGGAATGAGCTACAGTCACCCCGTCATCCGTTCACCGCGTGCTCGTCAACCAGGTCTGTGCAGTCAGTCGCTCACCTGAACCTTGAAGTCACTGGTTCCTATGGCCAAGTAATTGCCCTCTTTGGTCCAGGAGACGGAGGTTATGTagtcctcctcccgctccatcTTCATCAACAGCGTGATTTCGCCTCGGGTGGAGTCCCACAGGTAGACGTTGTCATGTAGCGCCACAGCGAGAACGTTCCGGCTGCTCCAGTCGAGCAGGTTCAGGTCTGTTGGTTGTGGGACAAAGAGGGAGCCATATTGAATACAGGGTGTCCTCTATTCAAGAgtcaataaatataaacaacTGAAACGTGGTAGGAGCTTATTTGAAATTACCATATTGCAATGACTCAGTCCTTGCCAATATTGGTCAAACCATTAACTTACAAAAGTCATTTCTGAGCTCTGGAGCGTCCAAGATCCTATCAGGAACCGAAGAGATGTATCTCGTCTTTTTGACTGAAGAAGGCGTGACTTGACTGTAAAGGACCTTTAGGTTGTTTtggtaacctgtagattagaaCGGTAACATACAACATAAGAAGACTACTTTTCAATCCAGGATGGGTCAAATCAAATAGCCATTAGGACTCCCAAGAATATAGTCAAGCAAGAACATTTCTTCAATTCCGTTACCTTCGGGAGCATTCAAAGGCTTTCCACCAAGGTGCAAGATCTTTGCCTCTTCAACGGCGTACCCATTGAGAGAGACTGACCACGCCTTCTGGTTCTCCTtcaacattcaaataaatgtcAGCAAAATCTCAGCAATTATTCCAATAGAAAAGAGTGACGATACTAATTCCTGCTAATTGCATCTCATTACCAACGCGGGGTTGTTTGGATCCAGAGGTTCATTCTCCTTGGTTAACAGGAAGCTGGCCACATCGAGCTGCTGTCCGTTTCTGATCGGGATGAAGCGATCGCCTCCAACTTTGGATGGtgtgcattttttattttttcctattGAAACAGTGAGgcaatacgttttattgaacagcAGCATCGGCACATGTCCACTGCCCCGACAAATGTAACAGTTGCAACACTGTCAAGGCTGTTTACGTTACCTGGAGTTTTGCTTGGGGTCTTCGATGTGGTCAACGAAAGGTTGACAGACTTCCCAGGTGATGGTAAAGCGGAGGAGGTTGAGGTACTGGCTTTTCTCTGCCACCTGGCCATGGGCGCGTTTGTGATTGGCATGTCCAACTTCAAAATGCCTTGAATATCGTTTTCGAATCCGAATTGAGCCATGGCTGAGGCACTTTCCAAATGATCTGTGAATGAAGACACTGTTAACATAGGACCAAAAAACACACGGTTGCTTCTCTAGCGATAAAAAAAGTTGCATTTTAAACAGGATGGCTCCTGGGCTAAAAGGACAATACGCAACAGTCGACGATCGCGTACATGGCTGCATTGAAATATACTCAATAGAGCAGACATCCAACTATGACGATTACAACAAAATGCATGCTACCAAGTTTTTAACAAACACAGCGTTTCTATAAAGTACAAatctgaaacaaaaacaaaactatCTAGGTAAAACACAATTAAGCTACATATTTCTACAGTCTGTCTGTAGTCGCTATAAAGACCATTCAGCAAAGTGTTGTGAATGTAAACCAATCTTTACTCACCACACCTCAGTTAGTATTAGCCAAGCACGGCGAACCTTCCTCCCGTTCAgaaattttaaaattatgaAGCACCCAACGTCTTGTTTAAATGTCCAAAAGCACTGCGCTGATTGGCCCattccttttcttcttcttcttcttcttcttctgattAATGGCAGATCAGAGTTCTTCActatataccgccacctactggactactacacggGAGTGTGTAGccaggacgttggcaaatgatactttaaatcataaaaaataatacagagaaaaagcatacaaacaaacaaaacaaaataaacaaactaccagcataaataaatgaatacaaataataaataaaataaaaatatatatatatttaaggtTAAATGCTTCTAATTAGTTCAGTATCATTAAGATACATAACAAAATACCTGCTTATTTTTCCCTCCATTCCTTGCTCCTGTAAAATATTGTGAATGTCATTTTCTTCATCCAGTTCTTTCAATTTCTGCCTGTGCTGGTCAAATTtcttacatttaaataaaacatgattAACATCCTCTACAATTTTGCACTCGGAGCAAAATTGCTTAAATCCAATATGACCTAATCTCAACCTTGTTATTCCAACTTCTTCATGTCGGTTTAGCCCCTTTGAGGTGATTATTTTCCCTCAAATACTGCTCTGGTTCCTATGGTAGTATCTGGCTGTGCTCTCTGACTCCCATTCATCTTGCCACCTTAACATAACCTCTGATTTAATTAATGATATGGCATCACCTTTGCCCAATGGAATGTGAATATCTGTTTGGtctagctaatttatcagcaatttcattacCATAGATTCCAtagtgggctggaatccaacagaactgtataactaaaccaaggcttataatacttaaaagaagatgctttacctctgttaccaaatcttcacgtattgaaatatctgttataaaactttGTAGTACTGCCATAGAATCAGTACATATAACTGATCTAAGAGATTTAGTAccacccatctaagagcggttattattgcaGTCATCTCTATTGAGTATGCTGATAAAAAGTCACTCACTCTacatccatatcctttttcaaattctggaatatatatacCAATATCACATTGCCCTTTGGGATCTTTAgaaccatctgtaaatattttcagGTATCCATAGTATGAAGTAAGAAGCAGGCTTGAGcaaaactttgcttggtgaGATGCTCGCTTTTTTCGGTTAATAAATCAATGTTTACCTCTGGATCAGGGAGCAGGAATACAACTTAAAGCTAATGCTGGACCATACTTTAATTCTTTCAATCCATACTCATTCACTAAATTGTCAATATTCCAACCAAATCCATTGGCCTTTTTAGTCTATTCCCAACAATCACTAAGCACTGAAATTGATCGTTTGTTAACACTTCCTTTTAGTCTAACCCAGTATGTTAAAGACAATTGCTCATACCTTAAGTGAATTGGGGCTTCCTTAAATTCTACTAAGGCGCTTGTAGGAGTTGTTCTAAAAGCACCTAGGGCAATCCTCAAAGCCTTAAACTGCATTCTTTCAATTTTCTTGAGGGATGTCTTACATGCTAAGATACAACCATAATCAATTGTTGATCTCATCAATGCTTTATATATGTAAATCAGTGACTGCTTGTCTGCTCCCCAACTATGCCCTGTAACCATTCTCAAAAGATTAGTTACCATTTTACACTTTGTTTAGATATAATCAATGTGATATTTCCATGTGAGTTTGGCATCCAACGATATtcccaagtaggcctacttacatTTTTCACTTCTAACAAGTTGCTAATTATAGACTAGAGCATAATTTTGTAAGTTTCAGGGAGATTTTTCTTAGTAAAATATCCAACCTGTGATTTTGAAGCAGAAAATGTAAAACCCCAATCAACTCCCCACTGTTCAAGTATATGAATGTCCTTTTGAATCTTATCATTAATGTATGAAATGTTGCGTCCTCTGCTCCAAATCACAGCATCATCTGCATATAATTCATTATTCTCTCCCAGTTTGTCATATATGTCATTAACCATTATGTTGAACAAGATGGGACTTATAACACTCCCTTGAGATTGGCCCATTCAACACTATTGCGATCTCTACGTCAAGTCACAACCCTGTGATTGGTTGTAATCAACTTCCGGGAAGAACAACGTAGTAATGCTTTTATTCCTTGGTAGAATGGTATCGCCATCTTCAGGCCAAAGTGTGTATACTTAAATCACTTCTTACCGACAATTTGTaccagttgttttttttgcctatAAAGGGGTTATTACATAGCCTATATAACAGTGCGCGTTGACTCCTGAATTGTAATAGGGCATGGGTGGCGAAGAAATGTACCAACAAATAAAGTACATCTATGTCAGATTTCGCTtggctcactttagattcagagattcagactttattgtcattgtgcaaacttgtacaatgaaattggggtggtgctcactacccatagtgcaaaataaagcagtgcaaaaagcaaaaatacaaacacaaacaacagcaataggcacaataaatataaatatgcagaCATAACATAtaagtgtcttttttttaaataaataaatatggtagaggatttcacatgtccattgggggggggggggggggggggtcaggcgttAAGTAGACGAATTGCCCAGGGGTAGAAGGTATTCCTCAGCCTGTTTGTCCGGCTCCCAGTAGACACAACTTGTACTGAAACTATCAACAGAGCTGACTATATATAACATATACGGGGATATTCTATGATCGCCGAGGACTTTTGCGTGTTTTGAGGTCTTGTGTCTCTGCGCACTGGGCGCCAGATGTGCAGCCCTCTGAGCGGCGGTCGAAGGCGGGTCTCCATCAAACATGGcagccctctgattggctgggtggCGGTAGAGGGTTGGTCTACACGAAACATGGCTTCCCTGTCTACTGGAGAGCCTCAAGAAATGGAaggtaaatacatgtttatcatctgATTTCTCCCCGTGTTGTGTTTGCGTCATGAGTCACCGCTCGACAGGCACCCCGTCTCTTTAATGATGTGTGATCGTtgtggatgtgtgcgttgtATGGGAGTAAAAAGCATCCCCTGGACGTGAGGCTGATATCAACAACAAGACTGCCTGGTGTTGTTCTTCATTGGGCTACCTCACAATACCTGAGAGCGAACGTTACACCGGCTTTCCAATGTGTGTCAGTTGCTCATACGTATATTATTTAAGGACTATCATCCTATTTCCTGACATTAACTCACTTAGTGtcttattttaattttaaatgGCAGTATGGCCATCGAAGCTTAGCTTGCGAGCTAGCCTATAATGGGTATCTCCCATGATTTGCTTACATTCGCTATCAGTGTACTCTTTTGATCATTTAGATTCGCGATGTAAGACGTAGGGCAACCATAGATTAAGGTTGCTCTTCCGTTAAACATGTTATGTCAAggatatttaaatataatatgAATCTTTTAAGTTTTGTGTGACGTGTGTATGGAGTGTGTTGGCAACTTGAGGCCTCCGGCGAGCATATTGGTGACTATAATCGCTTGGGTCCATTGCGTCGTAATCGTTGTAGCCACTGCAGATGTCAATGGTTTGAAGCACAGCTCTGAACATCTTTCCCGGTTAAATCTCTAGTGGATCGGCGTGGCGAGTCTGAAGAGTCAGGAGATGAAGAAACTCGGAGGAAGAGTATCAATGGCGAGCAGGACACCACTCAGCCATCTACCTCAAGTAACCATTTTTGTTTGAACAACACCATATGTCTAAATGATCATTACAAAAGTCATTTAAATAGATATTTAAAGTGCGAGTAAGACCTACATGttattatgttttatgtttcatttaaAGAGGAGTCCCCAGTTGATATGGAGACGATAACCCTGGACCCTGATGAAGAAGTAAGACATTTTTGGTATTTGTTAGTTTACTTGACAATTGTTATAAGATGTTTCTGCGTCATTGTTCGTTTGTAAATTAGGATCCACGAATAATGGTTGCTTATTGTCTTTTTTAAGGATGTTGATCTCGTTCACTGTCGCATTGGGAAGATCGAAGGATTGGAGGTGTTACAGAAGGCCAAAGTAAGTGGTTTAATCGGGTCTGTTACAATTTAAGGTTTTGTTGAATGTCGTAGTCATGCTTATGCGATCATATTACCGATTAACATTTTTTtgtgttcctctcctcttcctatcCAGACCCTCTCCCTACGCCAGAATCTCatcaaaaaaatagaaaatctaGATGGCCTAAGATCACTGCAGGAATTGGACGTCTACGACAATCAGATACGCAAGCTGGAGAACCTCCAGAATCTCACAGAACTAGAGTGAGTCCGACAGTACTGCCTTACTGCCTGGATCCTCTACATAATCCTCCATAGCCTATTCACTTTGGCTGTATAGTGGACAAATGTCTGGATCTGTGCGCTATTTGGACCAATGGCTGTCTTGCTTTTCCCTTTTATATTAGGCAGCTTGACGTTTCCTTTAACGTTTTGAGGAAGATTGAGGGGCTGGAGCGGCTGACCAGAATAAAGAAGCTGTTCCTGCTTCACAACAAAATAAGCACCATCGCCAACCTGAACCACCTAACCAGTCTGGAGATGCTGGAGCTTGGCTCCAACCGGATCCGGGTAAGATAGTCAGCCCCTGGGAAGGCTGTGCTCAATAATGAATTGTCCTCGGTCATTGAATGACAAAATATGTATGTTTTGAAAGGACTCTGTGAACATGTTAAATTgtgcataataaataaatgatagcaAATGCCTGTCGACCAATAGCAACACTGATAGCAAATAATAGAAAAACTGTCTACCAATTCATTTATTAATCGTTCCTGCAAGACACCTTACCTTAACTGCTCCTGGTGAGCTGGCTTTTCCTTCCATGGTTCACTCCGCGCCGCGGTCAGTGAGTGAATATATGTATAAATGGGCGAATTGTAAAcggccttgggggggggggtcacaggttAGAGAAGCGCTATGTAAATACAGTCCATTCATCATATCCATATAAAGATAACATTTAGAGACCATACACTGATTTCTAAGTGTCTGTTGTAATGTTGTTGCCTGCGCAGATGATCGAAAAC is a window of Gadus macrocephalus chromosome 8, ASM3116895v1 DNA encoding:
- the cdc20 gene encoding cell division cycle protein 20 homolog, which encodes MAQFGFENDIQGILKLDMPITNAPMARWQRKASTSTSSALPSPGKSVNLSLTTSKTPSKTPGKNKKCTPSKVGGDRFIPIRNGQQLDVASFLLTKENEPLDPNNPALENQKAWSVSLNGYAVEEAKILHLGGKPLNAPEGYQNNLKVLYSQVTPSSVKKTRYISSVPDRILDAPELRNDFYLNLLDWSSRNVLAVALHDNVYLWDSTRGEITLLMKMEREEDYITSVSWTKEGNYLAIGTSDFKVQLWDVENQKRLRSMTSHTARVGSLSWNDHILSSASRSGHIHHHDVRVANHHIYTLEGHTQEVCGLEWSPDGRYLASGGNDNMVYVWPGLGEGSIGNESQSLHCWSEHQGAVKALAWCPWQPNILASGGGTSDRHIRVWNVNSGSCISALDTQSQISSLVFAPNYKELVSGHGYAHNNVVIWKYPSLTKVAELAGHEDRVLNLALSPDGSTVATVAGDETVRLWKSFELDPIKKKATRMMKSTSSVIHQTIR
- the ppp1r7 gene encoding protein phosphatase 1 regulatory subunit 7, whose translation is MCSPLSGGRRRVSIKHGSPLIGWVAVEGWSTRNMASLSTGEPQEMEVDRRGESEESGDEETRRKSINGEQDTTQPSTSKESPVDMETITLDPDEEDVDLVHCRIGKIEGLEVLQKAKTLSLRQNLIKKIENLDGLRSLQELDVYDNQIRKLENLQNLTELEQLDVSFNVLRKIEGLERLTRIKKLFLLHNKISTIANLNHLTSLEMLELGSNRIRMIENLDSLASLQSLFLGTNKITQLQHLEGLHNLTVLSIQSNRITKMEGLQGLCNLRELYLSHNGIELIEGLENNKKLTTLDIAANRVKKIENISHLTELQEFWMNDNQIENWSDLDELKNAKTLETVYLERNPLQKDPQYRRKIMLALPSVRQIDATFIRF